The Terriglobales bacterium genome has a window encoding:
- a CDS encoding tetratricopeptide repeat protein — translation MKIKFHRFITYAVGLTLLLAPVAFGANKEMVQLQTQIQDLQDKVARLQQSNDERFGAMRSLIEQNTDTINRVANSLDAISHSLQTSTADQGGKVDQVSAQVQSLHDAVDELKARLAKVSKQLDDMAAAQQNLQAPQGGPGQNPQLPPQAQAQPPDVLYNNALSDYNGAKYNLAAQEFADYIKYYGNTDLAGNAQYYIADIEYKQGNYKQAVQDYDRVIEQYPSGNKASAAQLKKAYALLNLNQRDAGVRELRSLIARYPKSLEAGQARDRLNSLGATSTASKPSPTRPR, via the coding sequence ATGAAAATCAAATTCCATCGTTTCATCACGTACGCCGTAGGCCTAACGCTTTTACTCGCGCCGGTTGCTTTTGGCGCCAACAAAGAAATGGTGCAACTGCAGACCCAGATCCAGGATCTGCAGGACAAAGTTGCACGGCTGCAGCAGAGCAACGATGAGCGTTTTGGCGCAATGCGCAGCCTGATCGAGCAGAACACCGACACCATCAACCGCGTTGCCAACTCGCTCGATGCCATCTCGCATTCGCTGCAGACATCCACAGCAGATCAAGGCGGCAAGGTCGATCAGGTGTCGGCGCAGGTGCAGTCGCTGCACGATGCAGTCGATGAGCTGAAGGCGCGATTGGCCAAGGTGAGCAAGCAGCTCGACGACATGGCCGCAGCGCAGCAGAACCTGCAGGCTCCGCAAGGTGGGCCGGGGCAGAATCCGCAACTGCCTCCGCAGGCGCAAGCTCAGCCGCCCGATGTTCTCTATAACAACGCGCTCAGCGACTACAACGGCGCGAAATACAACCTGGCGGCGCAGGAGTTTGCCGACTACATCAAGTACTACGGCAACACCGATCTCGCTGGAAATGCGCAGTACTACATTGCCGACATCGAGTACAAGCAAGGCAACTACAAGCAGGCGGTGCAGGATTACGACAGAGTCATCGAGCAATATCCCAGCGGCAACAAGGCTTCTGCAGCGCAATTGAAGAAGGCGTATGCACTCCTCAATCTCAACCAGCGCGATGCCGGAGTGCGCGAACTGCGCTCACTGATCGCTCGTTATCCCAAGTCACTCGAAGCGGGCCAAGCCCGCGACCGCCTGAACAGTTTGGGGGCCACCTCCACGGCCTCCAAGCCCAGCCCCACCCGGCCGCGGTAA